In Spirochaetales bacterium, a single genomic region encodes these proteins:
- a CDS encoding flippase-like domain-containing protein: MKISKNVLQLVIFLLLSVTSIVLIFYFTVNERTYETLLNYNPLYLLFCLFLWFLALTIDALGVIFFVLGTGEKIRFYNCYKLSTIRVFFNLLTPFTFGGQPLIIYFLNKYGVPSGKGSTIVITRLMCTAFFTMGGGIIALFLFKDTIGNNIMLSNVFLVTGILLALLFGVLILIMLFPPIMKTLIGFTGNIGYRLRIIKNLSDFNEKAIREINNMRSSFINYFRKHFGFFLSGFICTGLFFFIHIFIILAIIYGFGIPIDTSVGIILCLILFFCISYMPTPGSSGLGEGIFFLIFNGFVPYYLIGIVVILWRTFYQYLSALAGAVFSAKFFSKVIVKRKTK, translated from the coding sequence GTGAAAATATCGAAAAATGTATTGCAGCTTGTCATTTTTCTTCTCCTCAGCGTCACTTCAATCGTCCTTATCTTTTATTTCACCGTCAATGAAAGGACTTATGAAACGCTGCTCAACTATAATCCTCTCTACCTCCTCTTTTGTCTTTTTCTCTGGTTTTTGGCCTTGACGATAGACGCCCTTGGTGTGATCTTTTTCGTTCTGGGGACGGGAGAAAAAATTCGGTTTTACAATTGCTATAAGCTTTCGACGATCAGGGTTTTTTTTAACCTGCTCACTCCTTTCACCTTTGGCGGACAACCTTTGATCATCTATTTCCTGAACAAATACGGCGTTCCAAGCGGGAAAGGGTCAACTATTGTCATTACCAGACTCATGTGTACCGCGTTTTTCACCATGGGCGGGGGTATTATCGCACTCTTTCTCTTCAAGGATACGATCGGCAATAATATCATGCTCAGCAATGTATTCCTGGTTACCGGTATCCTGTTGGCACTCCTTTTCGGAGTTCTTATCCTTATTATGCTTTTCCCGCCTATTATGAAGACATTGATCGGATTTACCGGCAATATCGGGTATCGTCTGCGGATTATCAAAAATCTTTCCGACTTCAATGAAAAGGCGATTCGTGAAATAAACAATATGCGAAGTAGTTTTATCAACTATTTTCGAAAACATTTCGGCTTTTTTTTATCCGGATTTATCTGTACCGGCCTGTTTTTTTTCATTCACATTTTTATTATACTGGCCATTATTTACGGATTCGGTATCCCGATCGATACAAGCGTCGGCATTATCCTTTGTTTGATATTGTTCTTCTGTATTTCATATATGCCCACTCCGGGCTCTTCTGGTCTGGGAGAAGGGATATTCTTTCTGATTTTCAACGGTTTTGTGCCTTATTATCTTATCGGTATCGTCGTAATCCTGTGGCGGACATTTTATCAATACCTTTCCGCCCTGGCCGGTGCCGTCTTTTCCGCCAAATTCTTTTCAAAAGTGATTGTAAAAAGGAAAACTAAGTGA
- a CDS encoding CDP-alcohol phosphatidyltransferase family protein, whose translation MSSSEITATGKSLRTFFMEIKQLYLQSLKPFYTEELVTTLFFRPFGFLLALVSKAFRLTPDILSILRGAISLVGGAFFCTGIKEFIFAGALLFLVSNIFDCADGQLARILKKNHTRLGIILDGISDGISIGVLYLGTAIALFLRYPETGLYWWGMTILAVITFLYHLYIHGFLKFDFFLYSARKYVNTRESASELIKKIKSSRKLTDKVALTLLLFVNGMMELLSNAVLLKSYKGYIDWYLIPNGIPAEKKELFRKNYKKYNGWILLLFNNLGICTNQLIIIICGLLNRLDIAIYIIVFGSNLYLMILVLIQRLSFQYQLKRIKTDICLNA comes from the coding sequence TTGAGTAGTTCCGAAATAACAGCTACAGGTAAAAGCCTGCGTACTTTTTTTATGGAAATTAAACAACTCTATTTGCAGTCGTTGAAACCCTTTTACACGGAAGAACTTGTGACAACCTTGTTTTTCAGGCCGTTCGGATTCCTGCTTGCACTCGTCTCAAAGGCCTTCCGTCTCACTCCCGACATACTCTCCATTCTGCGGGGCGCAATCAGCCTTGTCGGCGGTGCCTTCTTTTGTACCGGAATAAAGGAGTTTATTTTTGCCGGGGCGCTGTTATTTCTGGTTTCAAACATTTTCGATTGTGCGGACGGACAGCTCGCGAGGATTCTGAAAAAAAATCACACGCGGCTCGGCATTATTCTCGACGGTATCAGTGACGGGATTTCAATCGGGGTCCTCTACCTTGGTACCGCAATCGCATTGTTCCTGCGCTATCCGGAAACGGGATTATACTGGTGGGGGATGACGATTCTCGCCGTTATCACCTTTCTCTACCATCTTTATATTCACGGATTTCTCAAATTCGATTTCTTTCTTTATTCTGCAAGAAAATATGTCAATACACGGGAAAGCGCGTCGGAACTCATTAAAAAGATCAAATCCAGTAGAAAATTAACGGATAAAGTGGCCTTGACGCTTCTTCTCTTTGTCAATGGCATGATGGAACTTTTATCGAATGCGGTTTTGTTGAAAAGCTATAAAGGATACATCGACTGGTATCTGATTCCGAACGGGATACCGGCGGAAAAAAAGGAATTATTCAGGAAAAACTATAAAAAATACAATGGCTGGATTCTGCTTTTATTCAACAATCTGGGTATTTGCACTAACCAGCTTATCATTATCATATGCGGCCTGTTGAACCGGCTGGATATCGCGATCTATATTATCGTGTTTGGAAGCAATCTCTATTTGATGATTCTGGTTCTGATTCAACGTCTCAGTTTTCAGTATCAACTCAAAAGAATTAAAACCGATATATGCCTCAACGCGTGA
- a CDS encoding glycoside hydrolase family 16 protein: MKCRFYSVIVNYMVFLAGLLCLSCYPGSGDGGFEEPDETYVRTEFFDGFGAEGVDNAVWQVASWMEHGGKTGTERCYVQDGYLHLVFVNDSEEGYLSAAIQTRDEYYYGLWEARIKPSSVSGVLNSIYTIDWDNTSLPESNDDGTKQEIDIEFLTYTFVDNRGEVHFAVHEAGKESFNTNPDVPLDFNPSSDFHVWGFEITPQRIRWFVDGTTLLTYEYESNPVTIDAPYQLKLNVWSKDEWINGPPAPDTECVYLIDWIRFTPYAD, from the coding sequence ATGAAATGCCGTTTTTATTCTGTGATCGTGAACTATATGGTTTTTCTTGCCGGTCTACTGTGTCTTTCATGTTATCCCGGAAGCGGGGACGGGGGATTCGAAGAACCGGATGAAACCTATGTCAGGACGGAATTTTTCGACGGTTTTGGCGCTGAGGGTGTCGACAATGCGGTGTGGCAGGTCGCTTCGTGGATGGAACATGGCGGGAAGACCGGAACGGAACGGTGCTATGTGCAGGACGGATACCTGCACCTTGTTTTCGTCAATGATTCGGAGGAAGGATACCTGAGCGCCGCGATCCAGACGCGGGACGAATATTATTACGGGTTGTGGGAGGCGCGTATCAAGCCTTCGTCCGTTTCCGGTGTCCTCAATTCAATCTACACCATCGACTGGGACAACACCTCTCTTCCGGAATCAAATGATGACGGGACCAAACAGGAGATCGATATCGAATTTCTCACCTATACATTCGTCGATAACAGGGGGGAGGTACACTTCGCCGTGCACGAGGCGGGAAAGGAGAGTTTCAACACGAACCCCGATGTGCCGCTCGATTTCAATCCCTCAAGCGATTTCCACGTCTGGGGCTTCGAGATCACTCCTCAAAGGATCAGGTGGTTCGTCGACGGGACGACACTCCTCACTTATGAGTACGAATCAAATCCGGTCACGATCGACGCCCCCTATCAGCTCAAGCTCAATGTCTGGTCAAAGGATGAATGGATCAACGGCCCCCCGGCCCCGGACACCGAATGCGTCTACCTCATCGACTGGATACGCTTTACCCCGTACGCGGATTGA